A stretch of Sulfurimonas autotrophica DSM 16294 DNA encodes these proteins:
- a CDS encoding phosphotransferase, which yields MGVKTPITLQEANLLFPAYDFTQITPTKNGIIDTTYIINNATSAYILKKYERDISKKIQIDKTLLNLLSAHNLNVPKYLQENQEWYLYTKLSGEIPKNVQLYHIHALARFMAKFHNISKKITYTAPFLVSYEINKLLASVKKSHYAYYKKLSCLHNLDQKHDGFIHGDIFTDNTLFDKEKIAVFDFIDGGLGEFSFDTAIALLSFNPSNKRLHVNAFLRAYNQTSKKKISYDELQKQLKIAAKFYALLRISHDKKTKRAQELANFW from the coding sequence ATGGGTGTAAAAACGCCCATTACACTCCAAGAGGCAAATCTTCTTTTTCCGGCATATGATTTTACTCAAATTACACCGACAAAAAATGGCATCATAGATACAACCTACATCATAAACAACGCCACGTCTGCATATATTTTAAAAAAATATGAAAGAGATATAAGTAAAAAAATTCAAATCGACAAAACACTTTTAAATCTTTTATCTGCTCATAATCTTAATGTACCAAAATATCTGCAAGAAAATCAAGAGTGGTATTTGTATACAAAGCTTAGCGGTGAAATACCAAAAAATGTGCAGTTATATCACATTCACGCTCTTGCAAGATTTATGGCAAAGTTTCATAATATCAGCAAAAAAATCACATATACAGCGCCTTTTCTTGTATCATATGAGATAAATAAACTCCTTGCAAGTGTAAAAAAAAGTCACTATGCTTATTATAAAAAACTCTCTTGCCTACACAATTTAGACCAAAAACATGATGGCTTTATTCATGGAGATATTTTCACAGACAACACCCTTTTTGATAAAGAAAAAATAGCAGTATTTGATTTTATAGACGGCGGTCTGGGTGAGTTTAGTTTTGACACGGCCATAGCCTTGCTCTCATTTAATCCAAGCAATAAACGCTTACATGTAAATGCCTTTTTGCGTGCCTATAATCAAACTTCAAAAAAGAAAATATCGTATGATGAACTACAAAAGCAGCTCAAAATTGCAGCCAAATTTTATGCCCTGCTTCGTATAAGCCATGACAAAAAAACCAAGCGTGCCCAAGAGTTAGCAAATTTTTGGTAG